In Pseudothermotoga hypogea DSM 11164 = NBRC 106472, the following are encoded in one genomic region:
- the rpoB gene encoding DNA-directed RNA polymerase subunit beta codes for MRTALYGKRERLTFGHTVDALKVPNLIAIQIESYREFLEKGLMEILRKFSPITSQPHKGDLRKGEKGFILEFVSTRIGEPNATIEECKQKGLTYQVPIYATVRITDVNSGEMREEEAFLGSIPYMTENGTFVINGAERVIVNQLVRAPGVYFVDEIPKTQTAAPIYVAHFLPVKGAWLELLYNTADDMFYARIDRKRRINLFLLFKALGFENDLDILDLFPDPVDAEDEYSMMKAVGSIILEDVSIDGKKVVERGGVLTEHAARTILESKISTIVRAHPVAQKTLEKLNSAYGEVDSNRAYIEIYRKLKPGEIPRVNAAKAYLNSLYFTPERFELSEVGRYKINRKLQQAYRKYLVQVKKMSDSEAEKMQYNPTELVLTPMDIVLATRYLLEVSKNPEIMDTKDHLGNKRVRTVGELIKLEFERAFSKAQRLIQERLALYNSLDKISVQSLINIKTIIAGINQFFATSPLSQFMEQVNPLAELTHKRRLTAVGPGGLKRERARFEVRDVHHSHYGRMCPIETPEGANIGLITSLAVYATVDEFGFLTTPYRRVKKGRVTDEIVYLTADEEEHYHIAPCTVRVDENMMIVEDRVPVRYMQKILYVEKEKVQFMDVSTKQIVSVSTSLIPFLEHDDANRALMGSNMQRQAVPLLKPEAPFVATGVEHDAALYSGYLVVAKHDGIVKKVDARRIVVHRTDENGNLMYKDGKPLMDEYRLMKFVRTNQDTVINQRPIVNVGDRVKRGEVIADGPATDMGELALGRNVLVAFMSWEGYNFEDAILVSEELLEEDAFTSIHIEVYETQARDTRLGPEEITADIPNVNKEALRNLDENGIVRIGAYVGPQDILVGKVTPKGEGETTPEEKIIRSVFGERGKDVKDTSLRLPHGTEGRVIDIQVFDKEDVAELGPGVNKLVKVYVASKKTLEVGDKLAGRHGNKGVVSKILPREDMPFLPDGTPVQIVLSPLGVPSRMNVGQILETHLGWLAKLTNSWFATPVFDGAKEEDILPWLYKERKALGLEEGDDENNPSGKVLLRDGRTGEPFAEPVVVGYIYMMKLIHIARDKIHARSTGPYSLIHQQPLGGKAQFGGQRFGEMEVWALEAHGASHTLNEMLTIKSDDIKGRNEVYKAILKGKNIPEPGIPESFRVLIKELRGLALDVRVYDENGNEVDIDRF; via the coding sequence TCTTTACGGTAAGCGCGAACGGTTAACGTTTGGCCACACCGTTGATGCTCTCAAAGTTCCAAACCTGATCGCCATCCAGATCGAATCCTACAGAGAGTTCCTGGAAAAAGGTCTGATGGAGATACTGAGAAAGTTCTCCCCGATAACGTCCCAACCACACAAGGGTGATCTCAGAAAAGGTGAAAAGGGTTTCATACTCGAGTTCGTTTCCACAAGGATCGGCGAACCCAACGCCACAATAGAAGAATGCAAACAGAAAGGACTAACCTACCAGGTACCCATTTATGCGACCGTTAGGATAACGGATGTCAACAGTGGTGAGATGAGGGAAGAAGAGGCTTTCCTCGGATCGATACCGTACATGACTGAGAACGGAACGTTCGTTATCAACGGTGCGGAGCGCGTCATTGTCAATCAGCTCGTGAGAGCACCCGGTGTCTATTTCGTCGATGAAATACCCAAGACTCAAACGGCTGCACCCATATACGTTGCACACTTCTTGCCTGTGAAAGGTGCATGGTTAGAGCTTCTCTACAACACCGCAGATGACATGTTCTACGCGCGCATCGATAGAAAAAGAAGGATCAACCTGTTTTTGTTGTTCAAGGCTCTGGGTTTCGAAAACGACCTCGACATACTCGATTTGTTCCCCGATCCCGTCGATGCCGAAGACGAGTACAGCATGATGAAGGCTGTGGGTTCGATAATACTCGAAGACGTGAGCATTGATGGAAAGAAGGTTGTCGAGCGAGGAGGTGTACTTACAGAACACGCCGCGAGAACGATCCTCGAATCAAAGATATCGACTATCGTCAGAGCACACCCCGTGGCACAGAAGACGTTAGAGAAGCTCAACAGTGCTTACGGAGAAGTTGATTCGAACAGGGCGTACATAGAAATATACAGGAAGCTCAAACCCGGTGAGATACCAAGGGTGAATGCGGCCAAGGCGTATCTCAACAGTCTGTACTTCACACCTGAGAGGTTCGAACTCTCCGAGGTTGGCCGTTACAAGATAAACCGCAAGCTTCAGCAGGCTTATCGAAAATACCTCGTGCAGGTCAAGAAGATGAGCGATTCGGAAGCTGAAAAGATGCAGTACAACCCGACAGAGCTCGTTCTCACACCGATGGACATCGTTTTAGCCACGAGGTACTTACTGGAAGTGAGCAAGAATCCTGAAATCATGGACACCAAGGACCATCTTGGAAACAAACGAGTGAGAACGGTTGGCGAACTCATCAAGCTTGAGTTTGAGAGGGCCTTTTCGAAGGCGCAGCGGTTGATTCAAGAAAGATTGGCGCTCTACAACTCACTCGATAAGATTTCCGTGCAGAGTTTGATCAACATAAAGACCATCATCGCTGGTATCAACCAGTTCTTCGCGACCAGCCCACTCTCACAGTTCATGGAGCAGGTGAACCCACTCGCTGAGCTGACGCACAAGAGAAGGCTGACTGCGGTGGGTCCAGGTGGCCTGAAAAGAGAGAGGGCACGGTTCGAGGTCAGAGACGTTCACCACTCTCACTACGGAAGAATGTGTCCAATCGAGACACCCGAAGGTGCAAACATAGGTCTTATAACTTCTCTTGCAGTCTATGCGACAGTCGACGAATTTGGCTTTCTGACAACCCCGTACAGACGGGTTAAAAAAGGCAGGGTAACGGACGAGATAGTCTATTTGACCGCCGATGAAGAGGAGCATTACCATATTGCTCCGTGCACGGTCAGAGTCGACGAAAACATGATGATCGTCGAAGATAGGGTTCCGGTTAGATACATGCAGAAAATATTGTACGTCGAGAAAGAAAAGGTCCAGTTCATGGACGTTTCCACGAAACAGATCGTCTCCGTTTCAACATCTCTCATTCCATTCCTGGAACACGACGATGCGAACAGGGCCCTGATGGGTTCAAACATGCAAAGGCAGGCCGTTCCCTTGCTCAAACCCGAAGCACCGTTCGTTGCCACCGGGGTCGAACACGATGCGGCCCTCTATTCGGGCTATCTGGTCGTTGCAAAACATGACGGTATAGTCAAGAAAGTCGACGCAAGGAGGATCGTCGTCCACAGGACCGATGAGAACGGCAATTTGATGTACAAAGACGGCAAACCTTTGATGGACGAATACAGGTTGATGAAGTTCGTCAGGACAAACCAGGATACGGTCATAAACCAAAGACCAATAGTGAACGTAGGCGATCGAGTGAAGCGAGGAGAAGTCATAGCTGACGGTCCCGCGACAGACATGGGTGAGCTCGCCCTCGGACGCAACGTCCTGGTTGCCTTCATGTCGTGGGAAGGATACAACTTTGAAGACGCAATATTGGTCAGTGAGGAGTTGCTCGAGGAGGACGCTTTCACATCCATTCACATAGAGGTTTATGAAACTCAGGCGCGCGACACAAGACTCGGACCGGAGGAAATCACCGCGGACATTCCAAACGTCAACAAAGAGGCCCTGAGAAACCTCGATGAGAACGGTATAGTCAGAATTGGAGCGTATGTTGGACCACAGGACATACTCGTTGGAAAAGTCACACCAAAGGGCGAAGGAGAAACCACACCCGAAGAGAAGATCATAAGGTCCGTTTTCGGCGAGAGGGGAAAGGACGTCAAGGATACTTCGCTGAGATTGCCACACGGAACCGAGGGTAGAGTCATCGATATCCAGGTGTTCGACAAAGAAGACGTTGCGGAACTTGGACCGGGTGTGAACAAACTGGTGAAAGTTTACGTGGCGAGCAAGAAGACCCTCGAAGTTGGAGACAAACTTGCGGGTAGGCATGGTAACAAAGGTGTTGTGTCCAAGATCCTCCCGAGGGAAGACATGCCGTTCTTGCCCGATGGAACACCCGTTCAGATCGTGCTGAGCCCGCTCGGAGTCCCGTCGAGAATGAACGTTGGACAGATTCTCGAGACACATCTGGGATGGCTCGCGAAATTGACGAACAGCTGGTTTGCCACTCCAGTTTTCGATGGTGCCAAGGAAGAGGACATACTTCCGTGGTTGTACAAAGAACGGAAAGCCTTGGGTTTGGAAGAAGGCGACGACGAAAACAATCCTTCTGGTAAGGTTCTGTTGAGAGACGGCAGAACGGGCGAGCCGTTCGCAGAACCTGTCGTCGTTGGATACATCTACATGATGAAGCTCATTCACATAGCAAGAGACAAAATCCACGCCAGATCCACGGGACCTTATTCGCTCATCCATCAGCAGCCTCTCGGTGGAAAGGCTCAGTTCGGTGGCCAGAGGTTCGGAGAAATGGAAGTTTGGGCTCTCGAAGCACACGGAGCTTCCCACACTCTAAACGAGATGCTCACGATAAAGTCCGACGACATCAAAGGCAGAAACGAGGTGTACAAAGCCATCCTTAAGGGCAAGAACATACCTGAGCCCGGAATACCTGAAAGCTTCAGGGTGTTGATAAAAGAACTCAGAGGTCTGGCGCTCGATGTGAGGGTTTACGACGAGAACGGCAACGAGGTCGACATCGACAGGTTCTGA